The DNA region ATGCCAAAGCCGGTTATCCCCAGGGAATCGCGCGCATAATCCCCGATGGCAGCGACGAACCCGACCATTTCCTGCCTGAAATCGATGTTGTCAAATTCATCCTTCTTGCATCCCATCGCAAGAAGAGCGATCATGGCGATGCCTGACAGATTCTTCATTATCACTTAAGTCCCTTCGAACAGGGTAGCGACAAAATCGGCAGCGTTGAATTCCAGGATATCTTCAAGCCCTTCGCCGATTCCAAGGAAAAGGATTGGCAGGCCGAGTTCATGGCAGATCGGGATGATCGCGCCGCCCTTCGCAGTACCGTCGAACTTAGTGAGGACGATGCCGTTAACGCCGAGTTCCTGCTTGAAGACCCGAGCCTGTTGGATGGAATTCTGGCCCAGCGTGGCGTCGATCGTCAATAGGTTAAGGTCGGGACCAGACGGTTTGCACTTCATGGTCACGCGCCTGATTTTTTTGAGCTCGTCAATGAGATCGATGCGCGTATGCAGCCGGCCGGCGGTGTCAATGAGCACGGCATCGATGGATTGCGACTTCGCTTTGGCAAGCGCATCAAAAACGACCGCGCCCGCGTCCTGGCCGCGCCGGGACCGGACGACCTCGACCTGAGCCCGCTCTGCCCAGATGCTGAGTTGTTCCGATGCAGCGTCCCGATAGGTGTCGGCGCTGGTGAGAAGCACGGAGCCGCGCTGTCGGTACAACCAAGCCAGCTTTGCCAGGGTCGTTGTTTTGCCCGATCCATTGACACCGCTGATCATGATGATACGGGGAGGGATGTTGTCGACAACCGGCGGGGGCAGGTTTATTAGTTTGGATACGGTTTCTTTGAACGCCTTATCTTTTTGCGACGCGGAGCTGATCCGGTCCATGATCAGTTTCGTGCATGCAGTGCCCACGTCCGCCTGCAGGAGAATCTCCTCGATCGCTGCCAGCTCGGCACCCCTGGTTCGGTCGAAGATCCCTGATATTTTGGCGAGAGCCAGTTTTAATCGGCCCAGCATGATGCCTTACAGGGCGGCATCCAATTTTTCCAGATCAGCGAGGCGCACGGATATGATCTTGCTCTGACCGGCCCTTTCCATGGTCAATCCGTACAGGTAATCGGCATACTCCATGGTCGCCCGGTTATGGGTGATGATGACGACTTGTGTCCTCTGGGAGAGATCACGAAGGAATTTGTTGAACCGCACGACATTCGCATCGTCGAGCGGCGCGTCGATCTCGTCGAGGATGCAGAACGGCGCCGGTTTGACCAGGTAGAAAGCCAGCAGAAGGCTCACCGCCAGCAAGGTGCGTTCGCCGCCGGAAAGCTGGTTGATCATCTTGACGCGCTTCCCTTTCATGCGCACCACGATCTGGACTTCCGACGTCAGGGGGTTGGCGGCATCGCTGAGTACAAGGTCGGCTTCTCCGCCCTCGAAGAAATTGGCAAAAACCGTATTGAATTTTTCCTTGACTTCATTGAAGGTCGTGATGAACCGATCCCGGGCGCGCTGGTCGAGTTCATCGATGGATTTCAAAAGGCTCTGCTTGGCGGCGATGATGTCGTTGCGTTGGGTAAAAAATTCATCGAGCCGTTTTTTCTCCTGCTCGTAAGCCTGGAGGCTCAGGGGGTTTATTTCTCCGAGTTTTTCCAGCCGTTCTCTGATCTCCACCTGTTTTGCATTTATGTCCGGTATTTTCTCAGACTGGTAAACAGCGAGGTCCGTGCTGAATTCAGCCATCGCTTTTTTGGCAAGTTCTTCCTGGCGATACTCAAACTGAAAGACCTCGTAATCGATCTTCAAGACGTCATTCTGGATCTCCTCAAGGGATTTTTGCTTCGCGGTCAATTCCTCGTACAGGCTTTCCTGTTTTCCGGAGATCTCCTCGATCCTTTTGTCTTGGGCCGTGAACTCGAGTTCTGCCAGCGTCTGTTTTTTGACCGCAGCTTCGCTTTTAAGCGATCGGAGGCGTTCCTGGATCTCGACCAGCTGCTGGGTGACCTCGTTTTTGTGGATGGCGGCGATCTCGTTTTCAACGGTTTTGTTGTCCTGAAGCATCGCGGCGATCGTCTTTTCAATGCTGTCATGCCGTTCCTTGAGAACGGACGTCTGCAGAACGAACTCGTTGAGCGCGGCGGTCTGCTCCTCGATGCGACTTTTCAACTGCGCAGCGATTGAAGTGCTCTGCTCGACGGCACTGGTAAGCGAAGTTATTTCGGCCGCAGCCGTATTCTTTTTTATATCAAAATCGGCCGTTTGTTTTTGGATAAGCTCGATATCCCCGGCCAGCGCGTCCCGCTCAGCGGTCAGATGATCCTGTTCCCGGGTCAGCCGCTGGACCTGTTGCGACAGCTCGTTTAAATGGAGGGTGGCCTCGGATCTGGTCATGCTAAGGTTGATCAAGGCGCCGCTCAGTTGTTCAATGTTCTGCCTGAGTCCATCCAGGTCAGCGATTGCATGTTTCTTGCGGTCCCGAGTGAAGATCATTTCATTGCTCAGCGTCTCATGGCGTCGCCGGCTTTCCTGCAGCGCCTGGGTGATCCGGAAATA from bacterium includes:
- the ftsY gene encoding signal recognition particle-docking protein FtsY, with the protein product MLGRLKLALAKISGIFDRTRGAELAAIEEILLQADVGTACTKLIMDRISSASQKDKAFKETVSKLINLPPPVVDNIPPRIIMISGVNGSGKTTTLAKLAWLYRQRGSVLLTSADTYRDAASEQLSIWAERAQVEVVRSRRGQDAGAVVFDALAKAKSQSIDAVLIDTAGRLHTRIDLIDELKKIRRVTMKCKPSGPDLNLLTIDATLGQNSIQQARVFKQELGVNGIVLTKFDGTAKGGAIIPICHELGLPILFLGIGEGLEDILEFNAADFVATLFEGT